The nucleotide window CTGGTTTTTCTAACTAAGCCAGATTGGTCAGCGTTTTGCAGctgccccttctcttcttccatgCCATCTTGGAGAAATTCTACAAAAATAGAACCGAAGAACAAGTTGGAAGCGACGCTCCTGACAGGTCGCCTTCATAGATCTTGGTCCGTCTGTGCGCTGCTCCTATGGAGTGAGTGAGGGCTGCTTGGACAACAACACGGTAGTGAGTGGGTAGTGCGGACACGTGCAGGGCTTTGTTTCCAGACTCTGGTTACCCGCCGGAACGGAAGCACAGGCCGGGCCCGGCAGGCTGTGCGTTTAGGCGGTCTGGTCCACCTGGAGCACGGCAGGCTGGCCCGGGCTTGCATCCGACTGCTCTGCATCCTCAGAGGTCAGCAGGTAGCCTCCCTCGTAGCGAACCTTCTGCGCTTGTTCCAGGGCCACCGActcctcctcttcatcttccACGATTGTCAAGTCGATGTTGCTATCCCTGCCCGAGTTactccctctggaggcctccctctCTGCATCCTCCTCCTTGCTCTTGCCTTCCACCAGGGCACCGGTGAGGGACGCTTCAGAAAGACCCTCTGCAAACGAGCTCTCCTCGTGGTCATCTGGCATCTGCTCGCTGCTAGGCGTGTCTTCTGACTTGGTCTCGTTTTCTGCAGGGCCTTCTCCCTCTCGGACTTTCTTCCGGCCAAAAGTGAGGGGAGAAACCTTGAAGGGGGAGCTTTTCCCTGAGGATATTTTCTGGTGATTGGAAGTGAGAGATTTCTtaatcttctctctcctctctacaGACACGATCTTTGTCCCcagcttgttcatttttttctcgaTGTTCTGGCGAGAAAACGCTTTCTTGAGGCTATCTACTTTCCGGAGGctggatctttttattttctctgccctgctttcttccatcttttcctcTGCACTGTCTTCCAGGGTCTCCTCATCGTGGGGCAATTCATCATCTGATGAGAGGTCCACCGTGTGCAAGGTTTCCTCCAAGGACTTGTTTTCATCAGCAAGCTCCTCCTTCTCTTCCGCTGGGCTGGAAACTGGCTCTTTCACAAACACACTGGCAGGGATCTCGTTTTCTTCCTGAAAAGATGGACAATGTAGATAGATTTCATGTTAATAACAGATGTTACAAACGGTCCTGAGCTGCTGTCATTTGCAGTGTGTATCTTTCTGGCACATGGGGATGACAGAAACCACATGTTTGTGGCTTCAGTTTTCTAGAATATGAAGAGTGAATTCTAAACTGGTCAAGTCATTCCCCCGAGGCTGGATAAGGGCAAGGGATGCTTATTGGGAATATTATGAGGGCAGATGACAAGGGCTCTATCAGTGACGGGCAGGGGAGGAAGTGGGTTGTGGCTCTGACAGACCAGGAAGTTGCCTAGATAAAGGAGCTAAAGTAAGTTACTGTGAACCCAAGAGGCCTCTGTCTCCCATCTTCCTTTAATGTCAGGTGGCTCTGCTCCTGCCAAAATCCCACTGGAGGTGGAGTTAGAAGATAAACGATGGGGGCAAAGGAGAGAACTGGGAAGTCCTCAAGAGTCAGGCACCATGTAAAGCCTTGATCAGGTTTCCTCCCCCGCTAGGAATCAGAAGGAAAAGTGTGGTCAACCTTGGTATCTATTCAGAAGTGCACACTAATTTTTCTGATGACATGATTTTAGAGTAAGAGAAGGCAGGGCCAGCCTCACTGGGGGCCCACCCATGAAGCCCTGCGGTTCAGGATATCCTATGTGGGCATTAATAAGGACAGGACGCATACCATGGCCATTCTTAGAGGAGCGAGGGAGGTCTCTGAAGCAGCTTATCAAGGCTCTCTTGTTAAACAGGGCTTCCTTGGACAAGAATACTTAGATCCCCCACCTGGAGCTAAGAGTGAGGACAGAAGCTCAGGAATCTGTCCCTTTCCCTGCACTATTCCCAGCATACCTCTTCCCTCAGTCTGTGGACACAGAGGCAAAGGTCTgaccctctctgtgtctcagggaGCAGAGCCTGAGAACTGGCCTCCAGAGTTCAAGGGCAATGGTGTTCCACTTCTTCTAAGCGGGTGGATTTGCTTTCAGGTAGCTTGGGTCACACAGAACAGCaatccctttctttttaattttaatttttaat belongs to Panthera tigris isolate Pti1 chromosome C1, P.tigris_Pti1_mat1.1, whole genome shotgun sequence and includes:
- the CAVIN2 gene encoding caveolae-associated protein 2 yields the protein MGEDAAQAEKFQHPGSAVWQEKPASPSLVPSSTPSPSLNLGSAEEAIRDNSQVNAVTVLTLLDKLVNMLDAVQENQHNMEQRQISLEGSVKGIQNDLTKLSKYQASTSNTVSKLLEKSRKVSAHTRAVKERMDRQSAQVKRLENNHAQLLRRNHFKVLIFQEENEIPASVFVKEPVSSPAEEKEELADENKSLEETLHTVDLSSDDELPHDEETLEDSAEEKMEESRAEKIKRSSLRKVDSLKKAFSRQNIEKKMNKLGTKIVSVERREKIKKSLTSNHQKISSGKSSPFKVSPLTFGRKKVREGEGPAENETKSEDTPSSEQMPDDHEESSFAEGLSEASLTGALVEGKSKEEDAEREASRGSNSGRDSNIDLTIVEDEEEESVALEQAQKVRYEGGYLLTSEDAEQSDASPGQPAVLQVDQTA